The sequence GCACCCCTGCCAGCACCAGTGCTCAGTGCTGTTGCCTCTGCTGTGGGAGCAACAGCGCTGCCCTGGCTGGGAGCCTCGGTGcgtccctgccctgcctgggagcACCAGGCCACAGCCGCTGCTCGGGGCTCGGCTCCCCTGCCCCTGCGCCTGTCCGTGTCGGACCCAAGCAGGGCCCGCAGGGCTCTGGTGGCCCCAGGTGGGCTTGTGCCCACATCCTTGCTGCAGCATGCAGAGGCTCCTGGGGCTCTTCCACCGGGGCCAGGAGCGTCCGATGCCCAGCAGCACTTCCCTGTCCAGAGACAGCGATGCCCACCAGCTGCCAGAGGCGGGCCTGCACGGGCTGCACCGCGCGGCCGCCCGTGGCGACCTGGCCCGGCTGAGGCAGCACTGGTGGCTGAAGAAACGAGGCAAAAACCGTCGAGACCACGCAAAgcggtgaggggctggggggcgcgCTTAAAGGCTTGGGGTGGGATCGCTCTCCCGTGGCGTGCGAGCTTCAGCCTGGCGCCGCTGCGTACGCGGCTCTGGCACCAAccctccttctgcagcaggtGTCAGCAAGAGCCGAGGCGATGGAGGGCTGAGACTGGGCGTTGTCCGACCAGGCAGCCTCTCGCCCTGAAGTCACTGGCACTGGACATAGTCGGGAGCACATGCTCCTACCAGCCCTTGGCAAAGCCTTCAGCCCTGCGCAGAGAGACGGCTGAAGCCCAGGGCAGAGTCAGGAGCACGGCAGCAAGGGCACCGCCTCCTCTGGAACCCTGGGTCAGAGCTGATCACTGAGAGGGCTTTTCCCTCTCAGctggcagaggggaaaaatccaGCTTTGCTTGGAATTGCTGGGGCGGCTCGAGCGCTGCTTGAAGGGTGTGCCGCCGACCGCCACTGCCCTGTCCGCTGCCTGGGGGGTTGTTTAGCAGCCGCTCGGGCATTAGCAGTTCTCTCCTGTCCTGTGGGTGATCAGCGTCAGGGCATTCACCACCCTTCTGCCGCTTGAGTGATTGTCGAAAAACTCGGAGGCTTACACAGACTTCACAGTCTTCATGGAGTTCCACAGCCTCCAAAGCTTACGTTCCGCTTGGCGTTGGCACGTGGAGACTTGTGGCCCTGCGCGTGTTCCACAGCCAGAAGTGATTTTGGGCATTGCCTGCCTGTGGAAAGctaatttattttggttttaggaCACCGCTGCACCTTGCTTGTGCGAACGGCCATGCAGACGTTGTTCGATTCCTGGTGCAAGAGAAGTGCCTGCTGAACCTTTGTGACAACACTGGCAGATCGCCACTGATGAAGGTATGTGGAACACGTTACTCTGCTCTAAGTGGGGCTTTATCAATTGTGCTTCAAATGACAAGTGTCTTGCCGCATTCTTCACACCGACCTGTGGAGAAACATGAAAGTTGTAATCGGCACGTAATAGGCGTACACTAGCTCATCTCGGAAGACGCTCTTATCTTCCAGCACTGGGAAGCTGCTGTAGCTGTGACAGAGTGAAACACGGCACAagtccttccttttctttatgttGCTTGCAGGCAGTGGAGAACCAGCATGAAGAATGCGTGGCGATTCTGCTAGAGCACCGTGCCGACCCAAACCTCAAAGTTTACAGAGGCAACTCTGCCCTTCACCTGGCTGCCGCAGCTCCTAACACATCTCTAGCAGAGATGTTAGTTGAGCATGGTGCACACCTTGAAGCAAAGGACTGGGTAAGTTTTGAATTTGGGTAGCACTGCTCTTTGGGACAGGCACTTAATTCATCTGGGTTGTTCTGACTGGGATCCTTTATTCTTTCAGGAGGGAAATACCCCGCTTCTTCTTGCCATCTCCAGCCATCATAAAGAGATGGTAaagtttcttcttcaaaaagGAGCGAATGTGTGTGCTCAAAATTTGTTTGGAAGGTGAGGCATTGCTCCAAAGTGCATGTGGCTCTCCTTAGCATTGTCACTGGAATGAACAGGAGAGTCAGTGTTGTCCAAGAGACAATGGGCATAAAGTGAAGCAAGAGGCCTTCCCACAGCTGCTTAGGAGAAACCCTCTCAGCATGAGGAAGGTTAATCAGGGGAGCAGGTGGCGCCAGGGGTTTGAGCagcctccatccttggaggcTTTGAAGAGCAGAGTGGAAGAAGCCTTGAGCAACGTGGTCTGGCCTCGTGGCTGAGTCTGCTCTGGGGAGGCGGTTGGCCAGGAGGCGTCTGGAggtgccttccagcctcagTCCTCCAGCACTCCCCTGTGTGTGGCTTTGCTTTCCGTGTGCTTGTAGGAATCGGGGAGGGAATTGTTTGGGGAGGAAACAGGGAttataataacaacaacacaGAGCATGCAAATGCTGCTATGTTTCATATCATCTTTTGGATGCTTTAGGACTGCTCTTATGCTTGCCGCTTCTGCTGGGGAAACAGATGTAATAGAGCTACTTCTTTCCTACGGTGCCAACATTACTTGCAAGGATATTGCTTGTGACACGGCTGTGGATTATGCTCTCCGGTCGGGACATTTTGAGTGAGTGTGTTGTACGTCACTGTTAGAGCAGCTGAGTTGTCAGAGTGTCCGTGCTGATTTGTCACCCTTTGGGATAGATGCACAAAGGCTTAATGATATCTTCAGACCTTTCTTGAAGCTGGGCTCAGTGATGTCTTCTCATAAATCTCCTTCCCAAGTCAAGAGAGGATTTGGAAGTAGAGGAGAACTTCCACCCACAAGGCTTTCTTAGAAATCCCGCTTGTGTTGCTAAGCCCAGTTCCACTCCACTGACCAGGAAAGAGGcaccttttctttcagtgggGATCTTACCAGTGTCCCTTTAGATAAACCCTCAAAGAGATCCCTGGTGGCGTAGCAGGTCCACCATCATGGGGAGACTGACACCGCACACAGACAGTTCTGAACTGGCTCCAAGTCAGTTGCTGTCCTAGGCAAGAGCAAGGATCCTAGGCAAGGATGTTTTGGATCTGACTGCCTGTATGTTCTCTCTATCTGTGTGTAGCCTTTGCAAGAAACTGGCAGAACGCGCACGCTGTGAAAAGACAGGAGAAGCTTCTGCTGATACTGCACAAGACACAGCAGTCCCCAGCAGATTCTGCTCTCCGAGGACTGAGCGCTTTGCACTGGCCACACTTGCTTTGGATGGAGAAGGTAGGATCCTGAAGTGTGGAAGAGCTGATGAGCACAGCTAATGTGGCCTGATGTCAGACCGCTTCCCGTATCTGGGGGCAGCGCTTGACTGGCAGGGAAAAGCAGAGTGCCAGGAATGCTCACACTGTCTTGCTTCGTCCATCCCTTGTAGGTGCCCTGCCAGCTgtaggagcagagcaggaggaagaggctgaATTGCCCTGGGATCACAAGGTACTTTCTGTGAAGGACCCACTGGGCTCCCATTTGGCTCGCTTACTTTGGGGCAAGTTTACCTCTGGGCTCGCTTACCTCTGTTGCTGCCTCTGCCACATATTTGTGACTGGGGCCCTTGAACTACTTGTGCTCCAGCCCAGCTGTTCAGTTTGCACGGGGTTGGTGAAACTGCTAGGAGAACTGGGTCTCGCTGCAGCTGGCCTTTCAATGGAGTTCCAGTCTAGGGGAAGCATATTCTACATAATGAAGCAGCAAAGATTATTCCTGCTGCTTAAAATCTTCTGAGCTTCTCAAAGGGGCTGGCCGGGAGTGGACTGTTGCTTTTCACCACACTTCACCAGCGCTCTGGCAACCTTTAGATGGCAATTTTTAACGCCAACAACCAAGatatgagaaaaatctcaatgattttcttctgtgaagctattttattcacgATTTCAATGGCGAgcgtcctgcaagcaggagcacac comes from Cygnus atratus isolate AKBS03 ecotype Queensland, Australia unplaced genomic scaffold, CAtr_DNAZoo_HiC_assembly HiC_scaffold_107, whole genome shotgun sequence and encodes:
- the LOC118246855 gene encoding ankyrin repeat domain-containing protein 7-like, yielding MPSSTSLSRDSDAHQLPEAGLHGLHRAAARGDLARLRQHWWLKKRGKNRRDHAKRTPLHLACANGHADVVRFLVQEKCLLNLCDNTGRSPLMKAVENQHEECVAILLEHRADPNLKVYRGNSALHLAAAAPNTSLAEMLVEHGAHLEAKDWEGNTPLLLAISSHHKEMVKFLLQKGANVCAQNLFGRTALMLAASAGETDVIELLLSYGANITCKDIACDTAVDYALRSGHFE